One Campylobacter sputorum subsp. sputorum DNA segment encodes these proteins:
- a CDS encoding type II asparaginase: MKLLKVAALVVCLGASMVFAKPTIYILATGGTIAGGGDSALSGNYKSGTVTVDKLIAAVPQINEIANIKGEQISNIGSQDMNNEIWLKLSKRVNELLKRNDVDGIVITHGTDTMEATSYFLSLTLKSKKPVVFVGAMRSGTSLSADGPLNIYNAVNVAMDKASMNKGALVAMNDEIHAAREVTKTNTTNVATFKSPNSGKIGSVNYGIVDYLLTPARKHSVDSEFDVSKLDKLPKVEIVYAYANDSADFINLAVKNGAKGIVLAGMGNGNPSTSVQDALANAAKQGVVVVRSSRVGSGSTSVGAEVDDKKLGFVTADSLNPQKSRVLLMLALTKTNDVNKIQEMFKIY; the protein is encoded by the coding sequence ATGAAATTACTTAAAGTTGCCGCACTTGTTGTGTGCTTAGGAGCTTCTATGGTTTTTGCAAAACCTACAATTTACATACTTGCCACGGGCGGAACTATAGCAGGGGGTGGTGATAGTGCACTATCTGGTAATTATAAATCAGGAACTGTTACAGTTGATAAACTAATAGCTGCAGTTCCTCAGATAAATGAAATAGCAAATATAAAAGGTGAGCAAATTTCAAATATAGGCTCTCAAGATATGAATAACGAAATTTGGCTAAAGCTTTCAAAAAGAGTAAATGAATTATTGAAAAGAAATGATGTTGATGGTATTGTTATTACGCACGGAACTGATACTATGGAAGCAACTTCATACTTTTTAAGTTTAACTTTGAAGAGCAAAAAACCTGTTGTTTTTGTTGGCGCTATGAGATCAGGAACTTCACTAAGTGCTGATGGTCCATTAAATATCTATAATGCTGTAAATGTTGCTATGGATAAAGCTAGTATGAATAAAGGTGCTTTGGTTGCTATGAATGATGAGATTCATGCTGCAAGGGAAGTAACAAAAACAAATACTACAAATGTTGCTACATTCAAATCTCCAAACTCTGGTAAAATAGGCTCAGTAAATTATGGTATAGTTGATTATCTTTTGACTCCTGCTAGAAAACACAGCGTTGATAGCGAATTTGATGTATCAAAATTAGATAAATTACCAAAAGTAGAGATCGTTTATGCTTATGCAAATGATAGTGCTGATTTTATAAATTTAGCTGTTAAAAATGGTGCAAAAGGTATAGTTTTAGCAGGTATGGGAAATGGAAATCCTTCAACAAGTGTTCAAGATGCTCTAGCAAATGCAGCAAAACAAGGAGTTGTAGTTGTAAGAAGTTCTAGGGTTGGTTCTGGCTCAACAAGTGTTGGTGCGGAAGTTGACGATAAGAAATTAGGTTTTGTTACAGCCGATAGCTTAAATCCGCAAAAATCTAGAGTTCTTTTAATGCTTGCATTAACAAAAACAAACGATGTAAATAAAATACAAGAGATGTTTAAAATCTACTAA
- a CDS encoding response regulator transcription factor, giving the protein MIKILMIEDDLELAEILTEYLAQYDMEVVTIDDPYLGISTLNISKFDLLILDLTLPGIDGLDVCKDIRKNHNIPIIISSARHDITDKVVALENGADDYLPKPYNPQELCARIKSHLRRQSVNLQENAKENINKDIVLKEFEHVILFKGKELDLTNAEYDILAYLIKKEGGAITREELVYNCDAINEDSTNKSINVIIGRIRTKLGDSHKEPKYIHSVRGIGYKLVQ; this is encoded by the coding sequence ATGATAAAAATACTTATGATTGAAGATGATTTAGAGTTAGCTGAAATTTTAACAGAGTATCTAGCTCAGTATGATATGGAAGTTGTAACGATAGACGATCCGTATCTTGGCATATCAACACTAAATATATCTAAATTTGACCTTCTTATTTTGGACTTAACTTTACCTGGAATTGACGGACTTGATGTTTGCAAAGATATCAGAAAAAATCATAATATTCCCATCATTATCTCAAGTGCTAGGCACGATATCACAGATAAAGTTGTAGCCTTAGAAAATGGAGCAGATGATTATTTACCAAAGCCGTATAATCCACAAGAATTGTGCGCTAGAATAAAAAGTCATTTAAGAAGACAAAGTGTAAATTTACAAGAAAATGCAAAAGAAAATATAAATAAAGATATCGTTTTAAAAGAATTTGAGCATGTTATACTTTTTAAAGGAAAAGAGCTTGATCTTACGAATGCAGAGTATGATATTTTAGCGTATCTTATAAAAAAAGAGGGCGGAGCTATAACAAGAGAAGAGCTTGTTTATAACTGCGATGCTATAAATGAAGATTCAACAAATAAAAGTATAAATGTTATAATCGGTAGGATAAGAACAAAACTTGGAGATAGTCATAAAGAGCCAAAATATATCCATTCTGTTAGAGGTATTGGTTATAAGTTGGTTCAATGA
- a CDS encoding ArsS family sensor histidine kinase — MKNRSSIFYAITFIYVLSIICIFVLFLWLINYDKQNYTRELNNKYSYVTRVTIFYLNNMISKQDYEKQMSNIDMPMIEDQKLVDNIIKNANVLQEISGDLGTAAILVYEKRNFLKIIVNDKTFLLQDDDYQPYRYLIVKLILGAVILILLIAYAFILRKIKPLRKLKRQIDKFAKGDLDIKNVKTGNDEISEVADAFYMAVMQIKKLNSSRQLFLRNIMHELKTPITKGRITAEMIQKDKYQERLINVFEKLENLINEFAAVERAASTSSIGNLNSFKIDDIMDEAIDMAMIDKENYTLNILDDITINVDFKLITTAIKNMIDNAIKYSTNKHVNIIVNKNTIKFCNDGKPLDNSIEYYLEAFTQGNNATKSFGLGLYIVDSILKAHGIKLGYKYKNNMNIFYFYDFDKLLVD, encoded by the coding sequence ATGAAAAATCGCTCTTCTATATTTTACGCTATTACTTTTATTTATGTTTTATCGATAATTTGTATATTTGTGTTGTTTTTATGGCTTATAAACTATGATAAGCAAAATTATACAAGAGAACTTAATAATAAATATTCTTATGTTACAAGAGTAACAATTTTTTATCTTAATAATATGATTTCTAAACAAGATTATGAAAAACAGATGTCAAATATAGATATGCCTATGATAGAAGATCAAAAATTAGTAGATAATATCATAAAAAATGCAAATGTTTTGCAAGAAATTTCAGGAGATCTAGGGACTGCTGCGATTTTAGTATATGAAAAGAGAAATTTTTTAAAAATCATTGTAAATGATAAAACTTTTTTATTGCAAGATGATGATTACCAGCCTTATAGATATTTGATAGTAAAGCTGATTTTAGGAGCTGTTATACTTATACTTTTGATAGCTTATGCTTTTATTTTAAGAAAAATTAAACCTTTAAGAAAACTAAAAAGACAGATAGATAAATTTGCAAAAGGCGATCTTGACATAAAAAATGTCAAAACTGGAAATGATGAAATTTCCGAGGTTGCCGATGCTTTTTATATGGCTGTTATGCAGATAAAAAAATTAAACTCATCAAGGCAACTTTTTTTAAGAAATATTATGCATGAGTTAAAAACGCCTATCACAAAAGGCAGGATTACTGCTGAAATGATACAAAAGGATAAGTATCAAGAAAGACTTATAAATGTGTTTGAAAAGTTAGAAAATTTGATAAATGAATTTGCTGCTGTTGAAAGAGCTGCATCTACTTCAAGTATAGGTAACTTAAATTCATTTAAGATAGATGATATAATGGATGAAGCTATCGATATGGCAATGATTGATAAAGAAAATTATACTCTTAATATACTAGATGATATAACTATAAATGTTGATTTTAAGCTTATTACCACCGCTATAAAAAATATGATAGATAATGCCATAAAGTATTCAACAAATAAGCATGTAAATATAATTGTTAATAAAAATACTATTAAATTTTGCAATGATGGAAAACCGCTTGATAATTCCATAGAATATTATTTAGAAGCATTTACGCAAGGTAATAATGCCACAAAAAGCTTTGGTTTGGGGTTATACATAGTAGATAGCATACTAAAAGCTCATGGAATAAAACTTGGCTATAAATACAAAAATAATATGAATATTTTCTACTTTTATGATTTTGATAAATTGTTAGTGGATTAA
- a CDS encoding ATP-dependent helicase: MPLSKLNKEQYAAATAPSGNSLIIASAGTGKTSTIVARIAHLLNLGIKPEKILLLTFTNKASKEMIERLNKYFNKSITSKILAGTFHSVSYNLLKSLDKNIVLKQPNELKILLKSIVDRRKFDHISDTKPYSGAYLYDVYSLYQNKVLDDDFCQWFCKNYEDQSVYAEIYEDILKEFEDEKKKFGYVDFNDLLIKFRNELKKGAKIYFEEVLVDEYQDTNTLQSSLIDAINKKSLFCVGDFDQSIYAFNGANIEIIGGFKDNYKNAQIYTLNTNYRSSSSILSLANKVISNNPRLYEKHLSVSRDGKFKPPTLLVYEELFAQYSNIAEIICNSKFSHENIAIIFRNNSSADGLEVALKERGIKSKRKGGISFFESKEIKALIDIISIFVNPKDVMAFINLFEYAKGVGNAYSKKIFDTLLKLGHGSVVNGLLNPDTNVNLKTGKIQNKQLGLFDDVDEYSDKSKFSKFNFDDKFINNPILDDAKMSESGAVFLYELRQCFIDLHNSNNAFTAINTIIKSKIYSIIVELLSTKRATLKNGSIDKELKDNAKSKIYSKTEVLVELSKTYTSIDKLYNFITLGSKEMSEGEGVNLLTIHASKGLEFNLVFVVDLAQNRFPNLKLMNMSGSLEEERRLFYVAVTRARDELYLSYAKFDKIRKIEYKPSQFLIEAGMIRQ; encoded by the coding sequence ATGCCTCTAAGTAAGTTAAACAAAGAGCAATATGCCGCAGCAACTGCCCCAAGTGGAAATTCCCTAATAATAGCAAGTGCAGGAACAGGAAAAACTTCAACCATCGTTGCAAGAATAGCCCATCTTTTAAATTTAGGCATAAAACCTGAGAAAATTTTGCTTTTAACATTTACAAACAAAGCCTCAAAAGAGATGATAGAAAGGTTAAATAAATATTTTAATAAAAGCATTACATCAAAAATACTTGCAGGAACTTTTCACAGCGTTTCATATAATCTTTTAAAGTCTCTTGATAAAAATATCGTATTAAAACAACCAAATGAACTAAAAATACTATTAAAAAGCATTGTTGATAGACGCAAATTTGACCATATAAGCGACACAAAACCATATAGCGGTGCGTATTTATATGATGTATATTCACTATATCAAAACAAAGTCCTAGATGATGATTTTTGCCAGTGGTTTTGCAAAAATTACGAAGATCAATCTGTATATGCTGAAATTTATGAAGATATATTAAAAGAATTTGAAGATGAAAAAAAGAAATTTGGATATGTTGATTTTAACGATTTATTAATAAAATTTAGAAATGAACTAAAAAAGGGGGCTAAGATATATTTTGAAGAAGTTTTGGTCGATGAGTATCAAGACACAAATACACTTCAAAGCTCACTAATAGATGCAATAAACAAAAAAAGTCTTTTTTGTGTTGGGGATTTTGATCAAAGCATTTATGCGTTTAATGGAGCAAATATTGAGATAATAGGTGGTTTTAAAGATAACTACAAAAATGCACAAATTTACACGCTAAATACAAATTACCGCTCAAGCTCATCGATACTTTCCCTAGCAAATAAAGTAATATCAAATAATCCACGCCTTTATGAAAAACACCTAAGCGTAAGCAGAGATGGTAAATTTAAACCCCCTACTTTGCTAGTTTATGAAGAGCTTTTTGCACAATATAGCAATATTGCCGAGATTATTTGCAATAGTAAATTTTCTCATGAAAATATAGCTATAATTTTTAGAAATAACTCGAGTGCAGATGGACTGGAAGTTGCACTAAAAGAGCGTGGAATAAAATCAAAAAGAAAAGGTGGCATTAGCTTTTTTGAAAGCAAAGAGATAAAAGCTCTAATTGATATCATCTCCATTTTTGTAAATCCAAAAGATGTTATGGCTTTTATAAATCTTTTTGAGTATGCAAAAGGCGTAGGAAATGCATATAGCAAAAAAATATTTGACACTTTGTTAAAACTAGGTCATGGAAGTGTAGTAAATGGTCTTTTAAATCCGGATACTAATGTAAATTTAAAAACTGGGAAAATTCAAAACAAACAGCTTGGACTTTTTGATGATGTGGATGAATATAGCGATAAATCAAAATTTAGTAAATTTAATTTTGATGATAAATTTATAAATAACCCAATCTTAGATGATGCAAAAATGAGCGAAAGCGGTGCTGTATTTTTATATGAGTTAAGACAATGTTTTATCGATTTACATAACTCAAATAATGCTTTTACGGCTATAAACACAATCATAAAATCAAAAATTTACTCTATCATAGTTGAGTTGTTATCAACAAAAAGAGCAACACTAAAAAACGGAAGTATAGATAAAGAGCTAAAAGATAATGCAAAAAGTAAAATTTACTCAAAAACAGAAGTTTTAGTTGAGCTTTCAAAAACATATACAAGTATCGATAAACTTTATAATTTCATAACCCTTGGATCAAAAGAAATGAGCGAAGGAGAAGGTGTAAATTTGTTAACTATACACGCAAGTAAAGGGCTTGAGTTTAATCTTGTTTTTGTAGTTGATTTGGCACAAAATCGGTTTCCAAATTTAAAACTTATGAATATGAGTGGTAGTTTAGAAGAAGAAAGAAGACTATTTTATGTAGCAGTAACTAGGGCTAGAGACGAACTTTACTTAAGTTATGCTAAATTTGATAAAATTCGTAAAATCGAATACAAACCAAGCCAATTCCTAATAGAAGCTGGAATGATTAGACAATAA
- a CDS encoding DedA family protein: MQDIINFIVQTVGAWGYAGIFFMMFLESSFFPFPSEVVMIPAGYLAQKGEMSFFIAFFIGVAGSLAGAIFNYYLCYFFGRNLIIKYGKYIGINEEKMQKFEAFFNKHGEVSTFTCRLIPGIRQYISLPAGLAKMNMFRFCLYTTLGAAIWVFILMVLGYYVGENEELIKEYLHIITIMLLVAVAIIIGIYFYIIKRKNASK; encoded by the coding sequence TTGCAAGATATAATAAATTTCATAGTTCAAACCGTCGGTGCTTGGGGATATGCTGGTATATTTTTTATGATGTTTTTGGAAAGCTCTTTTTTTCCTTTTCCAAGTGAAGTTGTTATGATACCTGCTGGATATCTTGCACAAAAAGGAGAGATGAGCTTTTTTATAGCTTTTTTTATAGGAGTTGCTGGATCACTAGCTGGAGCAATTTTTAACTACTACTTATGTTACTTTTTTGGAAGAAATTTGATAATAAAATACGGAAAATACATAGGAATAAACGAAGAAAAAATGCAAAAATTTGAAGCATTTTTTAATAAACACGGAGAAGTTTCTACTTTTACTTGCAGATTAATCCCTGGAATTAGGCAATACATAAGCCTTCCTGCTGGACTAGCAAAAATGAATATGTTTAGATTTTGCCTATACACAACCCTTGGAGCAGCTATTTGGGTTTTTATACTTATGGTTTTGGGGTATTATGTTGGAGAAAATGAAGAACTTATAAAAGAGTATTTACATATCATAACAATCATGCTTTTAGTAGCCGTTGCTATAATAATCGGCATTTATTTTTACATAATAAAAAGAAAAAATGCCTCTAAGTAA
- the dnaJ gene encoding molecular chaperone DnaJ codes for MEEDYYEILGISKSASGDEIKSAFRKLALKYHPDRNQGDKEAEEKFKKINEAYQVLSDNEKRSMYDRYGKSGLNGMGGGFGGFEDFDLGDIFSSFFGGGFSGSARSRKKNIDNYELDIEIPVTLTFKEAVFGVKKEINYKIKIPCEVCNGTGAKDGKKTVCSHCHGTGKISQRQGFMSFIQTCPYCNGTGEVVKDKCGACNGKGYEEESTSTTINIPAGVDNGTKIRVSSKGNLSASGVSGDMYIRISVKEDKYFIRHNDDIYIEVPVFFTQAVLGATLSIPNLKDEKLELRLPIGAHDKQQFVFDNEGVVNLRDGSKGRLIAQISMKMPKKLSLEQIDLLEKLEATFDVKSEHDSNGEDSILDKIKNWFK; via the coding sequence ATGGAAGAAGATTATTATGAAATTTTAGGTATTAGTAAATCTGCTAGCGGAGACGAGATAAAAAGCGCATTTAGGAAACTTGCCCTAAAATACCATCCAGATAGAAATCAAGGCGACAAAGAAGCCGAAGAAAAATTTAAAAAGATAAATGAAGCATATCAAGTTTTAAGCGACAACGAAAAACGCTCTATGTATGATAGATATGGAAAAAGCGGATTAAATGGAATGGGCGGAGGTTTTGGCGGATTTGAAGATTTTGATTTAGGAGATATATTTAGCTCATTTTTTGGTGGCGGTTTTAGTGGAAGTGCAAGAAGCCGTAAAAAAAATATAGATAATTACGAGCTAGATATAGAAATTCCAGTTACATTAACATTTAAAGAAGCTGTTTTTGGAGTAAAAAAAGAAATAAACTATAAGATAAAAATACCTTGTGAAGTCTGTAATGGAACTGGTGCAAAAGATGGCAAAAAAACCGTATGTTCGCATTGTCACGGAACCGGAAAAATATCACAAAGACAAGGTTTTATGAGCTTTATTCAAACTTGCCCATATTGCAACGGAACAGGAGAGGTAGTAAAAGACAAATGCGGTGCATGTAATGGTAAAGGCTACGAGGAAGAATCAACATCTACAACCATAAATATACCAGCAGGCGTTGATAATGGAACAAAAATAAGAGTAAGTTCTAAGGGAAATCTCTCGGCAAGTGGAGTTAGCGGGGATATGTATATTAGAATTTCAGTAAAAGAAGATAAATACTTCATTAGACACAATGATGATATCTATATAGAAGTTCCAGTATTTTTCACTCAAGCTGTTCTTGGTGCAACGCTTAGCATACCAAATTTAAAAGATGAAAAACTAGAATTAAGACTGCCAATAGGAGCACACGATAAACAACAATTTGTATTTGATAATGAAGGTGTAGTAAATTTAAGAGATGGATCAAAAGGAAGATTGATAGCTCAAATTTCTATGAAAATGCCTAAAAAATTGTCTCTTGAACAAATAGACTTACTAGAAAAATTAGAAGCAACTTTTGATGTAAAAAGCGAACATGATAGCAACGGCGAAGATAGTATCTTAGATAAGATAAAAAACTGGTTTAAATAA
- a CDS encoding response regulator transcription factor has product MINVLMIEDDTEFAQILSEYLAKFNIQITNYDDPYLGLSAGVKNYDLLILDLTLPGMDGLEVCKEIREKYDIPIIISSARSDLSDKVIGLQIGADDYLPKPYDPKEMHARIMSLIRRYKKSAELTEQESDSVFKVDELRHEILFHGQPLTLTPAEFEILAYLIKQHSFSVSREQLVYNCKSLKDKDSKSLDVIIGRLRNKIGDSSKSPKHIFSVRGIGYKLVG; this is encoded by the coding sequence ATGATAAATGTATTAATGATAGAAGATGATACTGAATTTGCTCAAATTTTATCTGAATATTTGGCAAAATTTAATATACAAATTACAAATTACGATGACCCGTATTTAGGTCTAAGCGCTGGTGTTAAAAACTATGATTTGCTTATATTGGATTTAACTTTACCTGGTATGGATGGTTTGGAAGTTTGCAAAGAGATAAGAGAAAAATATGATATTCCTATAATTATTTCTTCTGCTAGAAGTGATTTAAGTGACAAAGTTATAGGGCTTCAAATAGGTGCGGATGATTATCTTCCAAAACCATATGATCCAAAAGAGATGCATGCAAGGATAATGAGCCTTATTAGAAGATATAAAAAATCAGCAGAACTTACTGAGCAAGAAAGCGATTCTGTGTTTAAAGTTGATGAGTTAAGGCATGAAATTTTATTTCACGGACAACCGCTTACTTTAACACCAGCAGAGTTTGAAATTCTAGCATATCTTATAAAACAACATAGTTTTTCAGTATCAAGAGAACAACTTGTATATAATTGCAAAAGTTTAAAAGATAAAGATTCTAAAAGTTTAGATGTCATCATAGGTAGACTTAGAAATAAGATTGGCGATAGTTCAAAATCACCAAAACACATATTTTCTGTTCGCGGTATAGGATATAAGTTAGTAGGATGA
- a CDS encoding ArsS family sensor histidine kinase, with translation MIRSISTKITIIFCIAFSVVCLLFLTFSDMQKNIFIEKTKDRQISAINYLTVLYSRGNVPDDFGAYFKNFGLKYVDDKKLNDSILNSKTQLFVVPTELGVFESISYGDNLYLYLKNPSFNILLQNIDDDKISDSLWIGFILSATLLISLYISVMKNLAPLKKLNRNIKNFATGNLDIVCFESNSNDEIAELGREFGKAVIKIRELIRSRQLFLRAIMHELKTPIGKGRIVCELLDDEVQKKRLSNIFERLEMLINEFAKVEQLLSKSYSFNYSKYHISEIVDQALDILMLDNFENKININTKQNPILKADFQLLSLAIKNLLDNSLKYSKNGKSELYYDENMLSVKNLGDPLDNTFDYYKQAFIREKDSKVSGMGLGLYIVDHICQMHKFKFDYRYKDGYHEFIIWFSKEASSEKRA, from the coding sequence ATGATTCGCTCAATTAGTACAAAAATAACTATTATTTTTTGTATAGCATTTTCTGTTGTTTGTTTGTTATTTTTGACATTTTCTGATATGCAAAAAAATATTTTTATAGAAAAAACAAAAGATAGACAAATAAGTGCTATAAATTATCTAACTGTTTTATACTCAAGAGGAAATGTCCCAGATGATTTTGGTGCGTATTTTAAAAATTTTGGTTTAAAATATGTTGATGATAAAAAACTTAATGATTCTATACTAAACTCAAAAACTCAGCTTTTTGTAGTCCCGACAGAGCTTGGAGTTTTTGAGTCTATATCGTATGGAGATAATCTATACTTGTATCTTAAAAATCCATCTTTTAATATACTTTTACAAAATATAGATGATGATAAGATTAGTGATTCATTATGGATAGGATTTATACTAAGTGCTACTCTTTTGATCTCACTTTATATATCTGTTATGAAAAATTTGGCTCCACTAAAAAAATTAAATAGAAATATTAAAAATTTTGCCACAGGTAACCTTGATATAGTCTGCTTTGAGAGTAATTCAAACGATGAAATAGCCGAGCTTGGAAGAGAATTTGGAAAAGCTGTTATAAAGATAAGGGAGCTTATTCGCTCAAGACAACTTTTTTTACGAGCTATTATGCATGAACTTAAAACGCCTATTGGAAAGGGCAGGATAGTTTGCGAACTGCTTGATGATGAGGTGCAAAAGAAAAGACTTTCTAATATTTTTGAAAGACTTGAAATGCTGATAAATGAGTTTGCAAAAGTTGAACAACTTCTTTCTAAAAGCTACTCATTTAATTATTCAAAATACCATATTAGCGAGATAGTAGATCAAGCACTTGATATATTGATGCTTGATAATTTTGAAAATAAAATAAATATAAATACCAAGCAAAATCCTATATTAAAAGCTGATTTTCAACTTTTATCTTTGGCGATAAAAAATCTTCTTGACAATTCATTAAAATATTCTAAAAATGGCAAATCAGAACTTTATTATGATGAAAATATGCTAAGTGTTAAAAATCTTGGCGATCCTCTTGATAATACTTTTGATTATTATAAACAAGCATTTATAAGAGAAAAAGATAGTAAAGTAAGTGGAATGGGACTTGGTCTTTATATAGTTGATCATATTTGTCAGATGCATAAATTTAAGTTTGATTACAGATATAAAGATGGATATCATGAGTTTATAATATGGTTTAGCAAAGAAGCTTCTAGTGAAAAAAGGGCTTGA
- the recR gene encoding recombination mediator RecR: MKKGLEKFNELVEAFEKLPGVGKKSALRYAYFVSIKDISAGLSLAHRIEDASRKLRRCSICNGLSENEICDICADDDRNSDLLCVVENPKDILVFEQNGIYDGLYFVLDDINEENILNLKKCIEKNSSKELIFAFTPSINSDALIMFLEDKLSNFDLKFTKIAQGIPTGVSLENVDMLSLLKAIEGRTSI; the protein is encoded by the coding sequence GTGAAAAAAGGGCTTGAGAAATTTAATGAACTCGTGGAAGCTTTTGAAAAACTTCCCGGGGTTGGCAAAAAATCTGCACTAAGATATGCTTATTTTGTAAGCATTAAGGATATTTCAGCCGGACTATCTTTGGCTCACCGCATAGAAGATGCTTCTAGAAAACTTAGAAGATGTTCTATATGCAATGGTTTGAGCGAAAATGAAATTTGTGATATTTGTGCAGATGATGATAGAAATAGCGATTTGCTTTGTGTTGTTGAAAATCCAAAAGATATTTTAGTGTTTGAACAAAATGGTATTTATGATGGACTTTATTTTGTTTTAGATGATATTAACGAAGAAAATATTTTAAATTTAAAAAAATGTATAGAAAAAAATAGCTCCAAAGAGTTGATTTTTGCTTTTACTCCAAGCATAAATAGTGATGCACTTATAATGTTTTTAGAAGATAAATTATCAAATTTTGATCTTAAATTTACAAAAATTGCCCAAGGCATACCAACTGGAGTTAGTTTAGAAAATGTTGATATGCTTTCTTTGCTTAAAGCAATTGAAGGAAGAACCAGTATTTAA
- a CDS encoding O-acetylhomoserine aminocarboxypropyltransferase/cysteine synthase family protein, with translation MEKSTVATQFGYDSKEGYGSVNVPIHQTTAYDFGSAEEAANRFSLKSLGQIYTRLTNPTTDIFEAKMVALEGGASAIAVSSGQAAAFFAVANLACAGENVIISNKIYGGSVSLFKHTMKRFGIEARVFDSNSAENLESLIDDKTKAIFFESLSNPQIAIPNLEKIAQVAKKYKIITIADNTVATPILFNPFEYGFDVVIHSASKYINGQGSAIAGVIIERKGLNEYIKSNPRYAHFNEPDDSYHGLVYSELSSSFPIFTLRIRLALLRDIGATLAPFNSWILLQGLETLDLRIKQHSNSALKIASWLEKHPKVKSVNYPGLKSCNTYERAQKYLKNGLASGLLSFDVGDFEFAKKILNSTKLFKVVVNIGDSKSIITHPASTTHSQLNEDELKSAGISQGLIRLSVGLEDENDLINDLSEALK, from the coding sequence ATGGAAAAAAGTACAGTTGCAACACAATTTGGTTATGATTCAAAAGAAGGTTATGGAAGCGTAAATGTTCCAATACATCAAACAACTGCTTATGATTTCGGCTCTGCTGAAGAAGCAGCTAATAGATTTAGTCTAAAAAGTTTAGGTCAGATATATACTCGTTTGACAAATCCAACTACAGATATATTTGAAGCAAAAATGGTAGCCTTAGAAGGAGGAGCGTCAGCTATTGCGGTTTCAAGCGGACAAGCTGCTGCTTTTTTTGCTGTTGCAAATTTAGCTTGTGCTGGTGAAAATGTCATAATATCAAATAAAATTTATGGCGGATCTGTTTCTCTTTTTAAACACACAATGAAAAGATTTGGCATAGAAGCTAGGGTTTTTGATTCTAATAGTGCTGAAAATTTAGAGTCGTTAATAGATGATAAAACTAAGGCAATTTTCTTTGAATCTCTTTCAAATCCACAAATTGCCATACCAAATTTAGAGAAAATAGCACAAGTTGCTAAAAAGTATAAAATAATAACAATAGCTGATAATACCGTCGCTACACCGATACTTTTTAATCCGTTTGAGTATGGTTTTGATGTTGTAATTCATAGTGCCAGTAAATATATAAATGGACAAGGAAGTGCGATAGCTGGAGTCATAATAGAAAGAAAAGGTTTAAATGAATATATAAAATCAAATCCAAGATATGCACATTTTAATGAGCCAGATGATAGTTATCATGGGCTTGTTTATAGTGAGTTATCATCTTCTTTTCCTATTTTTACGCTAAGAATACGCCTTGCATTGTTAAGAGATATAGGTGCGACCCTAGCTCCTTTTAATTCATGGATATTGCTTCAAGGCTTAGAAACTTTGGATTTACGCATAAAGCAGCATTCAAATAGTGCTTTAAAGATAGCTTCTTGGCTTGAAAAACACCCAAAAGTTAAAAGCGTTAATTATCCAGGATTAAAAAGTTGTAATACTTATGAAAGAGCGCAAAAATACCTTAAAAATGGTCTTGCAAGCGGTTTATTGAGTTTTGATGTTGGAGATTTTGAGTTTGCTAAAAAAATTTTAAACTCAACAAAACTTTTTAAAGTTGTTGTAAATATAGGAGATAGCAAATCCATAATAACTCATCCTGCAAGCACAACGCATTCTCAGCTTAACGAAGATGAGCTAAAAAGTGCAGGAATTTCACAAGGTCTTATAAGGCTTAGTGTTGGATTAGAAGATGAAAATGATCTTATAAATGATTTAAGTGAAGCACTTAAATAA